The Lentzea guizhouensis genome contains a region encoding:
- a CDS encoding CaiB/BaiF CoA transferase family protein has protein sequence MRPLDGVVVVSLEQAVAVPYATRLLADLGARVIKVERPGTGDFARHYDSACGEVSSYFAWTNIGKESVSLDLFHPAGREVLTRLVERADVLLCNLSPRVWQRLALELPDTLVVGELSGYGWDGPYADRKAFDALVQSEAGLVSLTGEGDVVARAGISVADIAAGVQLQAAVLAALLQKARTGLGTRLRLSLFDALAEWMHQPMLYAVGTGAAAPRSGAHHPSIAPYGPVACADGSVHLAVQNDGQWQRLSALIGLAPQERFATVSSRVEHRADLHRLLDQAFSGMAAAELLAALDAADVPAALTRPITELPAHPQLSGWTDVPVPGGSARVLPPPVRGFEWSPGAVPELGQHNDQVLRWLGFSDEELTSLRARSVF, from the coding sequence TTGAGGCCGCTTGACGGTGTCGTGGTGGTGAGCCTGGAGCAGGCCGTCGCCGTGCCGTACGCGACCCGGCTGCTGGCCGACCTGGGCGCCCGCGTCATCAAGGTCGAACGGCCGGGCACCGGTGACTTCGCCCGGCACTACGACTCGGCGTGCGGCGAGGTGTCGTCGTACTTCGCGTGGACGAACATCGGCAAGGAGTCGGTGTCGCTCGACCTCTTCCACCCCGCCGGCCGCGAGGTGCTGACCAGGCTGGTCGAGCGGGCGGACGTGCTGCTGTGCAACCTGTCGCCGCGGGTGTGGCAACGGCTGGCGCTGGAGCTGCCGGACACCCTGGTCGTCGGTGAGCTGTCCGGCTACGGCTGGGACGGCCCGTACGCCGACCGCAAGGCGTTCGACGCGCTGGTGCAGTCCGAGGCGGGCCTGGTGTCGCTGACCGGCGAGGGTGACGTGGTGGCCCGCGCCGGGATCTCGGTGGCGGACATCGCGGCCGGGGTGCAGCTGCAGGCGGCGGTGCTGGCGGCGTTGCTGCAGAAGGCGCGGACCGGCCTGGGCACCCGGCTGCGGCTGTCGTTGTTCGACGCGCTGGCCGAGTGGATGCACCAGCCGATGCTCTACGCCGTCGGCACGGGTGCCGCCGCGCCGCGTTCCGGTGCGCACCACCCGAGCATCGCGCCGTACGGTCCGGTGGCCTGCGCGGACGGCTCGGTGCACCTGGCCGTGCAGAACGACGGGCAGTGGCAACGGTTGAGCGCTCTCATCGGCCTGGCACCGCAGGAGAGGTTCGCCACAGTCAGCTCCCGCGTCGAGCATCGAGCCGACCTGCACCGGCTGCTCGACCAGGCCTTCTCCGGCATGGCCGCGGCCGAGCTGCTGGCCGCGCTGGACGCCGCCGACGTACCGGCCGCGCTGACCCGCCCGATCACCGAACTGCCCGCTCATCCGCAGCTCAGCGGGTGGACCGACGTGCCGGTGCCCGGTGGTTCGGCACGGGTGCTGCCGCCGCCGGTGCGCGGCTTCGAGTGGTCACCGGGTGCGGTGCCGGAGCTCGGCCAGCACAATGATCAAGTGCTCCGCTGGCTGGGTTTCTCCGACGAGGAACTGACGTCGTTGCGCGCGCGTTCCGTCTTCTGA
- the fdhD gene encoding formate dehydrogenase accessory sulfurtransferase FdhD: MGRVTVRRAVERVSSSGRRRRVDALAAEEPMELRVNGRALAVTMRTPGQDVELAHGFLLSEGVIGSARDVSTARFCEGTGPDGMNTYNVLDVALAPGVPEPDTGVERNFYTTSSCGVCGKGALDAVKLKTRHSPAADPVRVTPEALTTFPDALRARQKVFESTGGLHAAGLFRDGELLVVREDVGRHNAVDKVLGWAVLQDLVPLTGSVLMVSGRASFELVQKAAMAGIAVLAAVSAPSSLAVELAEEQGMTLVGFLRGDSMNVYTGGERVVEAA; the protein is encoded by the coding sequence ATGGGCCGAGTGACGGTGCGCCGAGCGGTCGAACGGGTGTCGTCGAGCGGTCGGCGGCGGCGGGTCGACGCGCTGGCCGCCGAGGAGCCGATGGAGCTGCGCGTCAACGGGCGGGCGTTGGCCGTCACGATGCGCACACCCGGCCAGGACGTCGAGCTCGCGCACGGCTTCCTGCTCAGCGAGGGCGTGATCGGGTCCGCCAGGGACGTGTCGACCGCGCGGTTCTGCGAGGGCACCGGGCCGGACGGGATGAACACCTACAACGTGCTCGACGTGGCCCTGGCACCCGGCGTCCCGGAGCCGGACACCGGGGTGGAGCGGAACTTCTACACCACCTCGTCGTGCGGCGTGTGCGGGAAGGGCGCGCTGGACGCGGTGAAGCTCAAGACCCGACACTCGCCCGCCGCCGACCCGGTGCGGGTCACCCCGGAGGCGCTGACGACGTTCCCGGACGCGTTGCGGGCCAGGCAGAAGGTCTTCGAGTCCACCGGCGGGCTGCACGCGGCCGGGCTCTTCCGCGACGGCGAGCTGCTGGTCGTGCGCGAGGACGTGGGCAGGCACAACGCCGTGGACAAGGTGCTGGGCTGGGCGGTGCTGCAGGACCTGGTACCGCTGACCGGGTCGGTGCTGATGGTGTCCGGGCGGGCGTCGTTCGAGCTGGTGCAGAAGGCCGCGATGGCCGGGATCGCGGTGCTGGCCGCGGTGTCCGCGCCGTCGTCGCTCGCGGTGGAGCTGGCCGAGGAGCAGGGCATGACCCTGGTCGGTTTCCTGCGCGGCGACTCGATGAACGTCTACACCGGCGGGGAGCGGGTCGTTGAGGCCGCTTGA